From a region of the Tenggerimyces flavus genome:
- a CDS encoding ABC transporter permease produces MTGLAKYVGRRLVAAVLVLLTVSFAVFALLALSPGSPEQILLGDRRASPEALAAIREQYHLDDPFLVQYGRWLVDAVQFDFGTSVRSSVPVLNEIGERFPITAQLALYATLILVVIAVPAGMIAGAHRNSGIDRVVTLGGVVGVSAPVFVTGIVLLYVFGVALGWFPLYGAGDGLAERVSHLTLPAVALASTQVAFVARQTRAAALTVFEQDYTTFARARGLPRHAIWLGYALRNSALPVVTSVGLVVASSLTGAILVETTFSLPGLGALMIEAVNGKDIPVVQALSLLAAVVFVGVNLIADGVCLALDPRLRRRVLR; encoded by the coding sequence GTGACAGGCCTGGCGAAATACGTCGGCCGCCGCCTGGTGGCGGCCGTCCTCGTGCTGCTCACGGTCAGCTTCGCCGTGTTCGCCCTGCTGGCGTTGAGTCCTGGCAGTCCGGAGCAGATCCTGCTCGGCGACCGGCGCGCCTCGCCCGAGGCGCTCGCGGCGATCCGCGAGCAGTACCACCTCGACGACCCGTTCCTCGTGCAGTACGGCCGCTGGCTGGTCGACGCGGTCCAGTTCGACTTCGGCACGTCGGTGCGGTCGTCGGTGCCTGTACTGAACGAGATCGGCGAGCGGTTCCCGATCACCGCGCAGCTCGCGCTCTACGCCACGCTGATCCTCGTCGTGATCGCCGTGCCCGCCGGGATGATCGCCGGCGCGCACCGGAACAGCGGCATCGACCGCGTCGTCACACTCGGCGGCGTCGTCGGCGTGAGCGCTCCGGTGTTCGTGACCGGGATCGTGCTGCTGTACGTCTTCGGCGTCGCGCTCGGCTGGTTCCCGTTGTACGGCGCGGGCGACGGGCTGGCCGAACGGGTGAGCCACCTGACGCTGCCCGCCGTCGCACTCGCCTCGACGCAGGTGGCGTTCGTCGCGCGGCAGACGAGGGCGGCAGCGCTGACGGTGTTCGAGCAGGACTACACGACGTTCGCGCGGGCGCGCGGCCTGCCCCGGCACGCGATCTGGCTCGGGTACGCACTGCGCAACAGCGCCTTGCCCGTCGTCACGTCGGTCGGGCTCGTGGTCGCGTCGTCGTTGACCGGCGCGATCCTCGTGGAGACGACGTTCTCGCTACCGGGTCTCGGCGCGCTGATGATCGAGGCAGTGAACGGCAAGGACATCCCTGTCGTACAAGCACTTTCGCTGCTCGCCGCGGTCGTCTTCGTCGGCGTCAACCTGATCGCGGACGGCGTGTGCCTCGCGCTCGACCCGCGGCTGCGGCGAAGGGTGCTCCGATGA
- a CDS encoding ABC transporter substrate-binding protein, translating to MNALTRRDLGRLAALSLLGSAGLAACAGSRTAEGEGDQPPKAVDKLTFALGAAPRSLDPAHGFDADSATVLTAMYDQLLVMSADGKLTNHLAEEWSQPTPTTYVYQLRDGVTFWDGTKLTAQDVVFSLERHRDAEVASEYSIYYTKVKSIEATGEREVTITLTKPDPFFAYVPALVGPIVNEAFVRKQGKEFGTPTGLTLGTGPYKIVSYSTSDGAKIVRNDSYWGPKPAIREISFDVITDPESLRLAMRSNQVGATRSIPLDTAPQWDQLESVEVTYARAPNLVYLSFDVLTKPWDDVHVRRAVSHAVDRAGLVNALYHGHARAPKSPVAEDYWNQLLSPDEVTALYDGLPAYDFDLEKAKSELAQSAHPDGFTATVRYTAADTVVAKTLQNLAENLKQLNVTLKLQGLGGTTATSELYGHKSLGLRVAYFAPDYPDPATFLSLGLGKAQMIENGWNFANFTTPEIETLLQTQESSTDPEIRRPALEQLTKIMAEEQPYAALFMYDVSLALSKDLTYDGDYSIWSLYPSQLVAKLGPAKS from the coding sequence ATGAACGCACTCACCCGCCGCGACCTCGGCCGCCTCGCCGCGCTCAGCCTGCTCGGCAGCGCCGGACTCGCCGCCTGCGCGGGAAGTCGCACCGCCGAGGGCGAGGGCGACCAACCACCCAAGGCCGTCGACAAGCTCACGTTCGCGCTCGGCGCCGCGCCCCGCAGCCTCGATCCCGCGCACGGCTTCGACGCCGACTCCGCGACCGTCCTGACCGCGATGTACGACCAGCTGCTGGTCATGTCCGCGGACGGCAAGCTCACCAACCACCTCGCCGAGGAGTGGAGCCAACCCACTCCGACCACGTACGTCTACCAACTCCGCGACGGTGTCACGTTCTGGGACGGCACCAAACTCACCGCGCAGGACGTGGTGTTCTCCCTGGAACGGCACCGCGACGCCGAGGTGGCGTCGGAGTACTCGATCTACTACACGAAGGTGAAGTCGATCGAGGCCACTGGCGAGCGCGAGGTCACGATCACGCTGACCAAGCCCGACCCGTTCTTCGCGTACGTCCCCGCGCTCGTCGGACCGATCGTCAACGAGGCGTTCGTTCGCAAGCAGGGCAAGGAGTTCGGCACGCCGACGGGGCTCACGCTTGGCACCGGGCCGTACAAGATCGTGTCGTACTCGACCTCGGACGGCGCGAAGATCGTCCGCAACGACAGCTACTGGGGACCGAAGCCGGCGATCCGCGAGATCTCCTTCGACGTCATCACCGACCCGGAGTCGTTGCGGCTCGCGATGCGCTCGAACCAGGTCGGCGCCACGCGTTCGATCCCGTTGGACACCGCGCCGCAGTGGGACCAGCTGGAGAGCGTCGAGGTGACGTACGCCCGTGCGCCCAACCTGGTCTACCTGTCCTTCGACGTGCTGACCAAGCCGTGGGACGACGTGCACGTGCGGCGCGCGGTCTCGCACGCCGTCGACCGGGCAGGCCTCGTCAACGCGCTGTACCACGGCCATGCGCGGGCACCGAAGAGTCCGGTGGCCGAGGACTACTGGAACCAGCTGCTCTCCCCCGACGAGGTCACGGCGCTGTACGACGGCCTGCCTGCGTACGACTTCGATCTGGAGAAGGCGAAGTCGGAGCTCGCGCAGTCCGCGCATCCGGACGGCTTCACCGCGACCGTGCGCTACACCGCGGCCGACACCGTCGTCGCGAAGACCCTGCAGAACCTCGCCGAGAACCTCAAGCAGCTCAACGTCACGCTCAAGCTGCAAGGGCTCGGCGGAACGACCGCGACGTCGGAGCTCTACGGACACAAGAGCCTTGGCCTGCGCGTCGCGTACTTCGCGCCGGACTACCCGGACCCCGCGACGTTCCTCTCGCTCGGCCTGGGCAAGGCACAGATGATCGAGAACGGCTGGAACTTCGCCAACTTCACCACGCCGGAGATCGAGACCCTGCTGCAGACGCAGGAGTCGAGCACCGACCCGGAGATACGGCGACCCGCGCTGGAGCAGCTGACGAAGATCATGGCCGAGGAGCAGCCGTACGCCGCGTTGTTCATGTACGACGTGAGCCTCGCGCTGTCCAAGGACCTCACGTACGACGGCGACTACAGCATCTGGTCGCTCTATCCGAGCCAGCTGGTCGCGAAGCTGGGACCCGCCAAGTCGTGA
- a CDS encoding FAD-dependent oxidoreductase: MVATETVDVVVVGAGAVGLATARELARAGYAPLVLEQFALSHQAGSSHGESRIVRLAHGRVDDVRDAQQAMELWRRLEYDTGHRLLDRVGGLEFGVRMAATEAALRACDVAVEVLDAVEVEKRFPGVRALGEDAVFQADSSVVRADAAVAALLADAQAHGADVQSGVTVEALDVSASHVDVQVAGRVVRARSVVLAAGGWIAGLAAQVGVSLDARPTLQSPTYFRSGRPTPTVIDIRAGGTEFYALPESSGAVVKGGLHDPGPALDLSSDPGSARPSVAADVAAFADWARERYADLEPDPFDSYGCIYTWLPESRFHLARHDRVVVASCCSGRGFKFVPLNGARAARLAAEVLGA; encoded by the coding sequence ATGGTTGCCACCGAGACCGTGGACGTCGTTGTCGTCGGGGCCGGCGCGGTGGGCCTGGCGACGGCACGCGAGCTCGCCCGGGCCGGGTACGCCCCGTTGGTGCTCGAGCAGTTCGCGCTGTCCCATCAGGCGGGGTCGAGCCACGGGGAGAGCCGGATCGTACGGCTCGCGCACGGCCGCGTCGACGACGTTCGCGATGCCCAGCAGGCGATGGAACTGTGGCGGCGGCTCGAGTACGACACCGGCCACCGGCTGTTGGACCGGGTGGGCGGGCTCGAGTTCGGCGTGCGGATGGCGGCCACCGAAGCCGCCCTGCGGGCGTGTGACGTCGCGGTCGAGGTGCTCGATGCTGTCGAGGTCGAGAAGCGTTTCCCCGGCGTACGTGCACTGGGCGAGGACGCGGTCTTCCAGGCGGACTCCAGCGTGGTGCGCGCGGACGCTGCCGTTGCCGCGCTGCTCGCGGATGCGCAAGCCCACGGCGCGGACGTTCAGTCCGGCGTCACGGTCGAGGCGCTCGACGTCTCCGCCTCACACGTCGACGTGCAGGTGGCCGGCAGGGTGGTGCGCGCCCGTTCGGTCGTCCTCGCCGCCGGCGGCTGGATCGCCGGACTTGCCGCCCAGGTTGGCGTTTCGCTCGACGCGCGGCCGACGCTGCAGTCGCCGACGTACTTCCGTTCCGGCCGGCCGACGCCGACGGTCATCGACATCCGCGCGGGAGGCACGGAGTTCTACGCGTTGCCGGAGTCGTCCGGAGCCGTTGTCAAGGGCGGCTTGCATGACCCCGGTCCGGCGCTCGACCTGTCGAGTGACCCGGGCTCGGCGCGGCCGTCCGTCGCCGCGGACGTCGCCGCGTTCGCGGACTGGGCGCGCGAACGCTACGCCGACCTCGAGCCCGATCCGTTCGACAGCTACGGCTGCATCTACACCTGGCTGCCCGAGTCGCGCTTCCACCTCGCGCGGCACGATCGGGTCGTGGTCGCGTCGTGCTGCAGCGGGCGGGGATTCAAGTTCGTTCCGCTGAACGGGGCGCGTGCGGCGCGGTTGGCAGCTGAGGTGTTGGGAGCATGA
- a CDS encoding P1 family peptidase, with amino-acid sequence MTSVKNLRIGHWTDLEAGTGLTIFLPPEGSVMAAEVHGQNAGTLNVEGLGPHGVADGVDAIVLTGGSSYGLAAAAQAVHVLSDRGVGYPVAGRPLPGVAAAVIFDLLVGPPEWPTAASVAAALDAAVPAGEEALGTVGAGTGATVGDVDGPSSATKGGFGRSWTVTAQGPQVAAWAVVNAFGDVLDENGQVLAGMRRDGAFARASEALRTDPDPLVYWGRATTLVVVATDAKLTKAQVARLAHAASGGMASTVSPSGTGLDGDTAFAIAAGTVEPKSVLSLEAVAATVVAEAVRSGVRAAIGLHGIPSVADLP; translated from the coding sequence ATGACCTCCGTGAAGAACCTGCGCATCGGGCACTGGACCGACCTCGAGGCCGGGACCGGGCTGACGATCTTCCTGCCACCCGAGGGCTCGGTGATGGCCGCCGAGGTGCACGGGCAGAACGCCGGGACGCTGAACGTCGAGGGCCTCGGTCCGCACGGCGTCGCCGACGGCGTCGACGCGATCGTGCTGACGGGCGGGAGCTCGTATGGTCTCGCGGCCGCCGCACAGGCGGTGCACGTGCTGTCCGACCGCGGCGTCGGCTATCCCGTCGCCGGTCGCCCGCTGCCGGGCGTCGCGGCTGCCGTGATCTTCGACCTGCTGGTCGGTCCGCCCGAGTGGCCGACGGCGGCGTCGGTGGCCGCGGCGCTGGACGCCGCCGTACCCGCCGGCGAGGAGGCGCTCGGCACGGTCGGCGCCGGTACGGGCGCGACGGTCGGCGACGTGGACGGTCCGTCGAGCGCCACGAAGGGCGGCTTCGGTCGTTCGTGGACTGTGACGGCGCAGGGGCCGCAGGTCGCCGCCTGGGCAGTGGTGAACGCGTTCGGCGACGTGCTCGACGAGAACGGTCAGGTGCTCGCCGGCATGCGCCGCGACGGCGCGTTCGCCCGAGCGTCGGAGGCGCTGCGTACGGACCCGGACCCGCTGGTCTACTGGGGCCGCGCGACGACGCTGGTCGTCGTCGCGACCGACGCGAAGCTGACGAAGGCGCAGGTGGCGCGGCTCGCGCACGCCGCCAGCGGAGGCATGGCGAGCACGGTGTCGCCGTCCGGTACGGGGTTGGACGGCGACACGGCGTTCGCCATCGCCGCCGGAACGGTCGAGCCGAAGAGCGTGCTCAGCCTCGAAGCCGTGGCCGCGACCGTGGTCGCGGAGGCCGTCCGCAGCGGCGTACGCGCCGCGATCGGCCTCCACGGCATCCCCTCAGTCGCCGACCTGCCGTGA
- a CDS encoding Gfo/Idh/MocA family protein, protein MGISIGVVGAGQFSRSFIPLFQAHPDVSEVRLTEIMPDRLKAAAERHGIEKTYASVDELYASDVDAIAIFTQRWTHGELALKAIQAGKHTYSSVPMAITVDEIAAIVEAVKQTGLTYMMGETSHYYPSSVFCRSKIAEGAFGRIFYAEGDYVHDMDLGFYDAYKYSGGDNWQETASFPPMLYPTHAVGNVLSVTGLYATHVSCIGVQDQRGDGVFDKDVSLWQNDISNATALFKMSDGGAMRTNELRRVGYPSHIRESRLRVFGTEASFEQMATVSLWQNKSGVEDVSDLLQPRRSASLDDPELEGISPALRDAFVSGSAPVHDRSALPKEYTGMHNGHEGSHHFLANDFVRSVVDKTLPPVNAWIAARYCLPGIVAHESAKQGGVQLPIPDHGDAPA, encoded by the coding sequence ATGGGGATCAGCATCGGCGTGGTCGGTGCCGGCCAGTTCTCCCGGAGCTTCATCCCACTGTTCCAGGCGCACCCCGACGTGAGCGAGGTCAGGCTCACCGAGATCATGCCGGACCGACTCAAGGCCGCGGCCGAGCGGCACGGGATCGAGAAGACGTACGCGAGCGTCGACGAGCTCTACGCCAGCGATGTCGACGCGATCGCGATCTTTACCCAGCGCTGGACGCACGGCGAGCTCGCTCTCAAGGCGATCCAGGCGGGCAAGCACACGTACTCGAGCGTCCCGATGGCGATCACGGTCGACGAGATCGCCGCGATCGTCGAGGCGGTCAAGCAGACCGGCCTCACGTACATGATGGGCGAGACCTCGCACTACTACCCGTCGTCGGTGTTCTGCCGTAGCAAGATCGCCGAGGGCGCGTTCGGCCGCATCTTCTACGCCGAGGGCGACTACGTCCACGACATGGATCTGGGCTTCTACGACGCGTACAAGTACTCCGGCGGCGACAACTGGCAGGAGACCGCCAGCTTCCCGCCCATGCTCTACCCGACGCACGCGGTCGGGAACGTGCTGTCGGTGACCGGCCTGTACGCGACGCACGTCTCGTGCATCGGCGTGCAGGACCAGCGCGGCGACGGCGTCTTCGACAAGGACGTCAGCCTCTGGCAGAACGACATCAGCAACGCCACGGCGTTGTTCAAGATGTCCGACGGCGGGGCGATGCGGACGAACGAGCTGCGCCGCGTCGGCTACCCGTCGCACATCCGCGAGTCCCGGCTGCGGGTGTTCGGCACCGAGGCCTCGTTCGAACAGATGGCGACGGTCTCGCTCTGGCAGAACAAGTCCGGCGTCGAGGACGTGTCGGACCTGCTGCAGCCGCGGCGGTCGGCGAGCCTGGACGACCCGGAGCTCGAGGGCATCTCGCCGGCGCTGCGGGACGCGTTCGTGTCCGGCAGCGCGCCGGTGCACGACCGTTCGGCGCTGCCGAAGGAGTACACCGGCATGCACAACGGGCACGAGGGATCGCACCACTTCCTCGCGAACGACTTCGTCCGCTCGGTCGTGGACAAGACGCTCCCGCCGGTGAACGCGTGGATCGCGGCCCGCTACTGCCTGCCGGGCATCGTCGCGCACGAGTCGGCCAAGCAGGGCGGCGTCCAGCTCCCCATCCCCGACCACGGGGACGCGCCGGCCTAG
- a CDS encoding TetR/AcrR family transcriptional regulator, giving the protein MARNLSPAAIARTALELGDQDGPAAMSMRAIAGRLGCDPMALYRHFANREALLDAVADLGLAEVADPDPQQAWDVRIVATATAMRQTALLHPGIAAHLASRPSLGEHGRRLGAGLLTALREGGLPAGTAVRVLQTLVAYLAAGLAMAVQAGVRDERWWQASEVVDALATPGLGEELFAVGSAEQFAFGLDLLMVGIRAQARPGVADNGHGSDVPARGSEYSG; this is encoded by the coding sequence ATGGCCAGGAACCTCTCCCCCGCGGCGATCGCCCGGACGGCCCTCGAGCTCGGCGACCAGGACGGCCCGGCGGCGATGTCCATGCGCGCGATCGCGGGCAGGCTCGGCTGCGACCCGATGGCCCTGTACCGGCACTTCGCCAACCGCGAGGCCCTCCTCGACGCGGTCGCCGACCTCGGGCTCGCCGAGGTCGCCGACCCGGATCCCCAGCAGGCCTGGGACGTACGGATCGTCGCCACGGCCACGGCGATGCGCCAGACAGCGCTGCTACACCCGGGAATCGCCGCCCACCTGGCGTCCCGCCCGTCGCTCGGCGAGCACGGCCGCCGCCTCGGCGCAGGACTGTTGACCGCATTGCGGGAAGGCGGCCTGCCAGCCGGAACAGCCGTCCGCGTCCTGCAGACGCTCGTCGCCTACCTGGCCGCAGGCCTGGCGATGGCGGTCCAGGCGGGAGTACGCGACGAACGGTGGTGGCAGGCCAGCGAGGTCGTCGACGCGCTGGCGACGCCAGGGCTGGGCGAGGAGCTGTTCGCCGTCGGATCGGCCGAGCAGTTCGCGTTCGGCCTCGACCTGCTCATGGTGGGGATCAGGGCGCAGGCACGGCCAGGAGTGGCCGACAACGGGCACGGAAGCGACGTGCCCGCCAGGGGTTCGGAATACTCGGGGTGA
- a CDS encoding GGDEF domain-containing protein: MAEHTAVRKLVPWRYGLWSIAAPAMVYVLAVDIVAVAVLAVILSSGLTSDFQTQDLGVLLILIACAILSTEGARLVERRRRTSSPLHKDFQPVWLLAAAFLLPLAGAVLFTIAQRSWWRIRAGHCIPYRWFFSTGVAVLSAAAAHSLFQGISGILVQAGWPAGNAMVIGMLLGGLSYFLLDTILCAVAIKLLKPTSTLRDAFGGAEDWAVDGIALTLGCVVAAAAAFTPWFALLAVPASLIAQRALLLRQLEVDINTDRKTEMANFSWWREQAESLFSQLVARQGRLTILFIDLDLFRSVNAQYGHLVGDRALLAVAQTLRGLVRREDLVGRFGGEEFVVALPHASVDEAYDAAERIRTEISRTPLSVPSDDDIADVEVLVTVSIGMAAYPEDGVTLDRLLEQADRALYAAKAAGRNRVMRADPGSAPVTGTPLQAYLDTPLPR, encoded by the coding sequence ATGGCTGAGCACACCGCAGTTCGCAAGCTAGTGCCCTGGCGATACGGCCTGTGGTCGATCGCCGCTCCCGCGATGGTCTACGTCCTGGCAGTCGACATCGTCGCTGTCGCCGTGCTCGCCGTCATCCTCTCCAGCGGCCTCACCAGCGACTTCCAGACCCAGGACCTCGGCGTCCTGCTGATCCTCATCGCCTGCGCGATCCTCAGCACCGAAGGCGCCCGCCTGGTCGAGCGTCGCCGCCGTACGTCGAGCCCGCTGCACAAGGACTTCCAACCGGTCTGGCTGCTGGCCGCCGCGTTCCTGCTCCCGCTCGCCGGCGCCGTCCTGTTCACGATCGCGCAGCGCTCCTGGTGGCGGATCCGCGCCGGCCACTGCATCCCCTACCGCTGGTTCTTCTCCACCGGCGTCGCCGTCCTGTCCGCCGCGGCCGCGCACTCGCTGTTCCAGGGGATCTCCGGGATCCTCGTCCAGGCCGGCTGGCCCGCCGGCAATGCGATGGTCATCGGCATGCTGCTCGGCGGCCTCAGCTACTTCCTGCTCGACACGATCCTCTGCGCGGTCGCCATCAAGTTGCTCAAGCCGACCAGCACGCTCCGGGACGCGTTCGGCGGCGCCGAGGACTGGGCGGTCGACGGCATCGCGCTGACCCTCGGCTGTGTGGTCGCCGCCGCGGCCGCGTTCACGCCGTGGTTCGCCCTGCTCGCCGTGCCCGCGAGCCTGATCGCCCAACGGGCGTTGCTACTGCGCCAGCTCGAGGTCGACATCAACACCGACCGCAAGACCGAGATGGCGAACTTCTCCTGGTGGCGCGAGCAGGCCGAGAGCCTGTTCAGCCAGCTGGTCGCACGCCAGGGCCGGCTGACGATCCTGTTCATCGACCTCGACCTGTTCCGTTCGGTCAACGCGCAGTACGGCCACCTCGTCGGCGACCGCGCCCTGCTCGCCGTCGCGCAGACGCTGCGCGGGCTGGTACGTCGCGAGGACCTCGTCGGCAGGTTCGGCGGCGAGGAGTTCGTGGTCGCGCTCCCGCACGCCAGCGTGGACGAGGCGTACGACGCGGCCGAACGCATACGTACTGAGATCTCGCGGACGCCGCTCAGCGTGCCGTCCGACGACGACATCGCCGACGTCGAGGTGCTCGTCACCGTGTCGATCGGCATGGCCGCGTACCCCGAGGACGGCGTCACGCTCGACCGCCTGCTCGAGCAGGCCGACCGCGCGCTCTACGCCGCCAAGGCCGCCGGCCGCAACCGCGTCATGCGCGCCGACCCCGGCTCGGCGCCGGTCACCGGCACCCCGCTCCAGGCGTACCTGGACACGCCGCTCCCCCGCTAG
- a CDS encoding SigE family RNA polymerase sigma factor, whose translation MGETGEVDFSAWVAARGPALLRFAYLVTRDRGRAEEAVQSALAAACPRWARIVRGGAPEAYVRRMVVNTDTTFWRRFRRREVLVSDLSPLAGAAADVSEAVVAEDFAWALVSSLPVRQRAAVVLRYYEGRTDAEIASILSCSEGTVRSQIHRALAALRSRLNSQEEAERT comes from the coding sequence ATGGGGGAGACCGGGGAGGTCGACTTCTCCGCGTGGGTCGCCGCCCGGGGTCCCGCCTTGTTGCGCTTCGCGTACCTCGTGACGCGGGACCGCGGTCGCGCGGAGGAAGCCGTGCAGTCGGCCCTGGCCGCGGCGTGCCCCCGGTGGGCGCGGATCGTCCGGGGCGGCGCGCCGGAGGCGTACGTACGCCGGATGGTCGTGAACACGGACACGACGTTCTGGCGGCGCTTCCGCCGGCGCGAGGTGCTGGTGTCGGACCTGTCGCCGCTTGCCGGGGCTGCCGCGGACGTGTCGGAAGCGGTGGTGGCGGAGGACTTCGCCTGGGCCCTGGTGTCGTCGCTGCCCGTGCGCCAACGCGCCGCGGTGGTGCTGAGGTACTACGAGGGGCGGACGGACGCGGAGATCGCCTCGATCCTGTCGTGTTCGGAGGGAACGGTGCGATCCCAGATCCACCGAGCGCTAGCAGCCCTGCGCTCGAGGTTGAACTCCCAGGAGGAGGCGGAGCGGACATGA
- a CDS encoding ABC-F family ATP-binding cassette domain-containing protein produces the protein MGHVDVAGVRFELPDGRVLLDDISFRVGEGAKVALVGANGSGKTTLLRIVAGDLDPHQGSVTRSGGLGVMRQFVGSVRDETTVGGLLLTVAPPRVQNAAEAVEAAELAMMDRDDERTQLRYANALHEWGDAGGYDIEVVWDMCCTEAIGIPYDRARYREVRTLSGGEQKRLVLEALLRSQDEVLLLDEPDNYLDVPTKRWLEERLNESQKTVLYVSHDRELLANTATRVVTVELGEVGNTAWTHPAGFESYHDARKARFEKLEEMRRRWDEEHAKIKIFVALMKRRAMVNDGAAAAYKAAQTKLRKFEEKGPPEAVPLQQNVKMRLRGGRTAKRAVVCEDVELTGLMKPFSLEVWYGERVAVLGSNGSGKSHFLRLLAVGGSLPDAEHRPVGEVPIAPVAHTGRAKLGSRVRPGWFAQTHEHPELIGRTLLEILHRGDDHREGMPREQASRALDRYELADASEQTFETLSGGQQARFQILLLELSGATCLLLDEPTDNLDVTSADALEDGMAAFEGTVIAVTHDRWFARGFDRFFVFGADGEVYESDRAVWDEGRVQRER, from the coding sequence ATGGGTCATGTGGATGTCGCTGGTGTCAGGTTCGAGCTCCCCGACGGGCGGGTGTTGCTCGACGACATCAGCTTCCGCGTCGGCGAAGGCGCCAAGGTCGCGCTGGTCGGAGCCAACGGTTCCGGCAAGACGACCCTGCTCCGCATCGTCGCCGGCGATCTCGATCCGCACCAGGGCTCGGTCACGCGCTCGGGCGGGCTGGGCGTGATGCGCCAGTTCGTCGGGTCCGTACGCGACGAGACCACCGTCGGCGGCCTGCTGCTCACCGTCGCCCCGCCTCGCGTCCAGAATGCCGCCGAAGCGGTCGAGGCCGCCGAGCTCGCGATGATGGACCGCGACGACGAACGCACCCAGCTCCGCTACGCCAACGCGCTGCACGAGTGGGGCGACGCGGGCGGGTACGACATCGAGGTCGTCTGGGACATGTGTTGCACCGAGGCGATCGGCATCCCGTACGACCGGGCCCGATATCGCGAGGTCCGCACGCTCTCCGGCGGTGAGCAGAAGCGGCTCGTTCTCGAAGCCCTGTTGAGAAGTCAGGACGAGGTCCTGCTGCTGGACGAGCCGGACAACTACCTCGACGTTCCCACGAAGCGCTGGCTGGAGGAGCGGCTGAACGAGTCGCAGAAGACCGTTCTGTACGTCAGCCACGACCGCGAGCTGCTCGCCAACACCGCGACGCGCGTCGTCACGGTCGAGCTCGGTGAGGTCGGCAACACGGCGTGGACGCACCCCGCCGGGTTCGAGTCGTACCACGACGCCCGGAAGGCCAGGTTCGAGAAGCTCGAAGAGATGCGCCGGCGCTGGGACGAGGAGCACGCGAAGATCAAGATCTTCGTCGCGCTGATGAAGCGCCGCGCGATGGTCAACGACGGCGCCGCGGCGGCGTACAAGGCGGCGCAGACCAAGCTGCGGAAGTTCGAGGAGAAAGGCCCGCCGGAGGCCGTCCCGCTGCAGCAGAACGTCAAGATGCGCTTGCGTGGTGGGCGAACGGCCAAGCGGGCTGTGGTTTGCGAAGATGTCGAGCTGACCGGCCTGATGAAGCCGTTCTCGCTGGAGGTCTGGTACGGCGAGCGCGTCGCGGTCCTCGGGTCGAACGGGTCGGGCAAGTCGCACTTCCTGCGACTGCTCGCCGTCGGCGGCTCGCTGCCGGACGCCGAGCACCGACCGGTCGGCGAGGTGCCGATCGCGCCCGTTGCCCATACCGGGCGGGCGAAACTCGGGTCTCGCGTACGTCCAGGCTGGTTCGCGCAGACGCACGAGCACCCCGAGTTGATCGGCCGTACGCTGCTGGAGATCCTGCACCGCGGCGACGACCACCGCGAGGGCATGCCGCGCGAACAGGCGTCGCGGGCGTTGGACCGGTACGAGCTCGCGGACGCGTCGGAGCAGACGTTCGAGACGCTGTCGGGCGGGCAACAGGCGCGCTTCCAGATCCTGCTGCTGGAGCTGTCCGGCGCGACCTGCCTGCTGCTGGACGAGCCGACCGACAACCTCGACGTGACCTCGGCGGACGCGCTGGAGGACGGCATGGCGGCCTTCGAGGGCACGGTGATCGCGGTGACGCACGACCGCTGGTTCGCGCGCGGCTTCGACCGGTTCTTCGTGTTCGGGGCCGATGGGGAGGTTTACGAGTCCGATCGGGCAGTCTGGGACGAAGGGCGGGTCCAGCGGGAACGCTGA